In Ailuropoda melanoleuca isolate Jingjing unplaced genomic scaffold, ASM200744v2 unplaced-scaffold10816, whole genome shotgun sequence, the DNA window GATGAGGGCATAGGAGAGGAAGATGAGCAGTGAATCCACGCCAACAGTGCAGGCCACGACAAAGAGCCCGTATATGTGATTGACAATGATGCTAGAGCAGGCCAGCTTCATGATCTCTAGGTGCAGACAATAGGCATGGGCCAGCACATGGGAGCGGCAGTACTGGAAGCGTTTAAGGAGGAATGGCAGGGGCAGGATGAGCAGGGCACTTCTAAGCATTGAGCTCAGCCCCATCTTGACAATGCGTGTGGGTGTCAAGACTGTGGAGTAACGCAGTGGGTTGCatatggccacatagcggtcaatGGACATGGACAATAGAACTGAAGACTCTACCAGAGACAAGGTATGGATGACAAAGAGCTGAGTGAAGCAGGCGGGTATGCCAATCTCTCTGGCATCAAACCAGAAGATGCCCAACACAGTGGGCAGTGTAGATAGACAAAGGCCCAAGTCTGTCAGGGCCAGCATGGCCAAGAAATAGTACATGGGTTCATGGAGGGTGACATCCGT includes these proteins:
- the LOC100482900 gene encoding LOW QUALITY PROTEIN: olfactory receptor 51G1-like (The sequence of the model RefSeq protein was modified relative to this genomic sequence to represent the inferred CDS: inserted 2 bases in 2 codons); translated protein: SDNSSLQKATFFLTGFQGLENLHGWISIPFCFIYLTVIVGNLTILHVIRTDVTLHEPMYYFLAMLALTDLGLCLSTLPTVLGIFWFDAREIGIPACFTQLFVIHTLSLVESSVLLSMSIDRYVAICNPLRYSTVLTPTRIVKMGLSSMLRSALLILPLPFLLKRFQYCRSHVLAHAYCLHLEIMKLACSSIIVNHIYGLFVVACTVGVDSLLIFLSYALILRTVLSIASRQERLRALNTCVSHICAVLLFYIPMIGLSLVHRXGEHLPRIVHLLMXYVYLLVPPLMNPIVYSIKTRQIRIRIAKKFEFVRSLRGFQ